The window TATAGCAACCTTCATCAATACAATGAACATCACCACTCACTGATCCATTATAACCTCCCGCAATCACGCGTGAATCTCTTACAATTGTTGCACCAACGGCTAAACGTGTACACGTACTTCTCATTGCCAGCAATACACTTTGAGCCATGAAATATTGATTCCAAGGAATTCTTTCAAACGTCATTACTACTACCTCCTCAATTACCTTTTAATCAATTGTAATCGATTCTTTCAAACTATCAAAGGTTTTTTCGCCGACTCCTTTCACATTTTTTAATTCCTCAATTGACTGAAACGCACCATTCGTTTCTCGATAATCAAGCATGGCTTGTGCTTTCACTAATCCGACACCATTTAAACGTTGAAGATCCTCTAACGTAGCGGTGTTGATATTGACTTTTGCTTGATTAGAAGGCTCATCACCTACTTGATTAGTCGTTAGCTCGTTTAGCGATTCAGCTTGAACTAATGCAGGGGTTTCTTCACCTTGTTCTGGTACATACACCACCATTTGATCAGTCACCCGTTGAGCTAAGTTGACTTGATGACTGTCCGCATTCTCTGTAAAGCCGCCAGCTAATGAGATTACCTCAGATACTCGCATGTTTGGCGTGATTTGGTAAATTCCTGGCGAAGTGACCGCCCCTTTGATATCTACATATGCCACTAGGCTTTCTGACCTCATTTCTTGCTGATTAACTGCTCCACTTGTTGTTTCACTTGTGGAATCAATACGTTCAATTGCTGAACTTTCTAAAAATACGTCATTTGATGCTGCTGTTTGATTTCTAAACCAAACGAACAAAATAGTAGTTACTATTAATATCCCGCCACCGACTAACCAACGCTTATCTATCATCTGCCACTTATCCAATCCTTCTCCCTCCTTTACTACAATAAAATACGCAAGATAATACGTTTCCACGCCGGCATCCATCGAATTTATGATACAATTATCCTAGATTAATATTACGAGGAGGGACTCTTATGAAGCCAAACGAAATACCCGAAATCATGACACCTTTACGCCAAGATATCATCAAGCTAC is drawn from Vagococcus xieshaowenii and contains these coding sequences:
- a CDS encoding helix-hairpin-helix domain-containing protein; translation: MDKWQMIDKRWLVGGGILIVTTILFVWFRNQTAASNDVFLESSAIERIDSTSETTSGAVNQQEMRSESLVAYVDIKGAVTSPGIYQITPNMRVSEVISLAGGFTENADSHQVNLAQRVTDQMVVYVPEQGEETPALVQAESLNELTTNQVGDEPSNQAKVNINTATLEDLQRLNGVGLVKAQAMLDYRETNGAFQSIEELKNVKGVGEKTFDSLKESITID